The following proteins come from a genomic window of Triticum aestivum cultivar Chinese Spring chromosome 6A, IWGSC CS RefSeq v2.1, whole genome shotgun sequence:
- the LOC123129543 gene encoding uncharacterized protein, whose product MAGSGFESFNSRSVDPKLIPRGPEKKMVVRLALRRSREDARARQRLDFFRRVSIASAQMTHRSGAWCPSTQTWCGVRAVRGKAREAATVALAAVDVGAVESHSPTPRMVHQSRRHNRVVVDVAGLSQDGSIIDRMYIGTTTERGCPNRVAPSRARSRADLEKLETRRRPCHCPEELAVAKMENSYELDSQINNSSFLDMMNVGSSDTNCYGTADCSPLAEQVTMPPQKGRKSAKPKSAKGASTKGKNWSTAEDLVLIQAWANTSLDAVTGTNQNLSTYWGRISDHYDAHKKPSWPGRGSNGLTCRYNVISTLTSKFCACIQHILNRNCSRMTLFDKERDAHRMYIELDEKKKPFTLMHCYIKFEKYPKWQTRPLPQKKQKKTSDASPGTTFNDEDFGTCTDALEEELRPPGTKHDKNERLRKGKTGLQNSKGSFHILSSRLLPLGKMFLLSCF is encoded by the exons atggcgggcagcggatttGAATCCTTTAACTCCAGATCCGTTGACCCCAAACTCATTCCACGCGGCCCCGAGAAGAAGATGGTCGTCCGGCTTGCGCTCCGCCGCTCCCGGGAAGACGCCCGTGCGAGGCAGCGCTTGGACTTCTTCCGTCGAGTatccattgcgtccgcccaaatgACGCATAGATCCGGCGCTTGGTGTCCATCGACTCAAACATGGTGCGGCGTGCGTGCCGTGCGAGGCAAGGCGAGGGAGGCAGCGACGGTAGCCCTCGCGGCAGTGGACGTCGGCGCGGTGGAGTCGCATTCTCCGACGCCCCGTATGGTGCACCAATCCCGGCGTCACAACCGCGTCGTGGTGGATGTTGCTGGCTTATCTCAGGACGGATCCATCATCGACCGGATGTACATCGGCACC ACGACGGAGCGAGGATGTCCAAACAGAGTTGCCCCTTCGCGAGCTCGCTCCCGCGCCGATCTGGAGAAGTTGGAGACGAGAAGACGGCCATGCCACTGCCCCGAGGAGCTCGCCGTCGCTAAG ATGGAAAACTCATATGAGTTGGACTCACAGATCAACAACTCCTCATTTCTGGACATGATGAATGTAGGATCGAGTGACACAAATTGTTATGGAACAGCAGATTGTAGCCCACTTGCGGAACAAGTGACGATGCCTCCACAAAAGGGGCGGAAATCTGCGAAACCAAAATCAGCAAAAGGAGCCTCCACAAAAGGGAAAAATTGGTCAACTGCTGAGGACTTGGTGTTGATTCAAGCATGGGCAAACACTAGTCTGGATGCGGTGACCGGGACCAATCAGAATTTAAGTACATATTGGGGTAGGATTTCAGATCACTACGACGCTCACAAAAAACCGTCATGGCCGGGGCGTGGTTCTAATGGACTCACCTGTCGTTACAACGTTATTTCAACGCTCACGAGCAAGTTCTGTGCATGTATTCAACATATATTAAATAGAAATTGCAGCAGAATGACTCTCTTTGATAAG GAAAGAGATGCACACCGCATGTACATTGAACTGGATGAGAAAAAGAAGCCATTTACATTAATGCATTGCTACATAAAGTTTGAGAAGTATCCAAAGTGGCAGACACGTCCGCTTCCTCAGAAGAAACAAAAGAAGACCTCGGATGCAAGTCCGGGTACAACCTTCAACGATGAAGACTTCGGCACATGCACTGATGCTCTTGAAGAAGAGCTAAGACCTCCTGGTACGAAGCATGACAAGAATGAACGTTTGAGAAAAGGTAAAACGGGATTGCAGAACTCCAAAGGCTCGTTCCATATCCTTTCTAGCCGCCTCTTGCCTTTGGGCAAAATGTTTCTTCTTTCTTGTTTCTAG
- the LOC123132534 gene encoding B-box zinc finger protein 32 codes for MAGDRCEGAIAGCELCGGVAAVHCAADSAFLCVPCDAKVHGANFLASRHLRRRLVHAAADEDAGSAGSGSGSESSSSSSCVSTADSCAAASAATRAAGRRRAGCKHRRARAEVVLEGWAKRMGLAAGTARRRAARAAGALRALGRGVSASRVPLRVAMAAALWSEVAGSGCAEAALLRRLEASSHVPARLVVTVASWMARTAVRAPAPAPAEEGWAECS; via the coding sequence ATGGCGGGCGACAGGTGCGAGGGCGCGATCGCGGGGTGCGAGCTGTGCGGGGGCGTCGCGGCGGTGCACTGCGCGGCGGACTCGGCGTTCCTCTGCGTGCCCTGCGACGCCAAGGTGCACGGCGCCAACTTCCTCGCCTCCAGGCACCTGCGCCGCCGCCTCGTCCACGCGGCCGCGGACGAGGACGCCGGATCCgcgggctcgggctcgggctcggaGTCGTCCTCCAGCTCCTCCTGCGTGTCCACCGCCGACTCGTGCGCGGCCGCCTccgcggcgacgcgggcggcggggaggaggagggccGGGTGCAAGCACCGGCGAGCGCGGGCGGAGGTCGTCCTCGAGGGGTGGGCCAAGCGGATGGGCCTCGCGGCGGGAACGGCACGCCGGCGGGCGGCCAGGGCCGCGGGCGCGCTCCGGGCGCTAGGCCGTGGCGTCTCCGCCTCCCGCGTCCCGCTCCGCGTCGCGATGGCCGCCGCGCTCTGGTCGGAGGTCGCCGGATCCGGCTGCGCGGAGGCCGCGCTGCTCCGCCGGCTGGAGGCAAGCTCGCACGTGCCGGCGAGGCTGGTGGTCACGGTGGCGTCGTGGATGGCGCGCACCGCGGTCAgggcccccgcccccgcccccgccgagGAGGGCTGGGCCGAGTGCTCCTGA
- the LOC123132535 gene encoding proline-rich protein PRCC, producing MDSLLATYASSDEDADESIPTPAPATRRSEASGKPAGSIFSALPQPKSAPIFSSLPAPKSAPTFSSTPPPKSSASSGNPKRVVQFRPPPIRQTTGVSSDEEDDAEKRRPSASEAPPPPSAGSGPVSSFLPAPRHSLGFGSGAARRSAVDTAGPERSNLGAAGPSSSAVNRGAPERSDTGPADEDDPEESSDEDGMPAPEQQQEQQDLGAGAGDVQHQGYDAGVGNANGYEGYAWDPNYYAYYGLDPNSNLNYGAEPQYAAYGVEQGGGYANGYGGEHSGGYEHSTAPPCGGEYTGGYSAEAVAMAAPPMPEPALPPELGRIGVKRGRRDMPMEIIEVNQAELVKNRPREDKSKLTGMAFGPSYQAAPSGKGKPSKLQKRKHQIGSLFYDLKQKEMELTERRAKGFLTKAETQAKYGW from the exons ATGGACTCGCTTCTTGCCACCTACGCCTCTTCCGACGAAGACGCCGACGAGAGCATCCCCACACCCGCTCCCGCGACCCGCCGCAGCGAGGCCAGCGGAAAGCCCGCCGGCAGCATCTTCTCCGCGCTCCCGCAACCCAAGTCGGCGCCTATCTTCTCCTCACTCCCGGCGCCGAAATCCGCCCCGACCTTCTCCTCCACCCCGCCTCCCAAATCCTCCGCTTCCTCCGGAAACCCTAAGCGCGTCGTCCAGTTCCGCCCGCCGCCGATCCGCCAGACCACCGGGGTCAGCTCGGACGAGGAGGATGACGCCGAGAAGCGCCGTCCCAGCGCTAGCGAGGCGCCCCCGCCCCCGTCTGCTGGATCGGGGCCGGTGTCTTCGTTCCTCCCGGCGCCCAGGCACTCGCTTGGCTTCGGCTCCGGCGCGGCCAGGAGGTCGGCCGTAGACACCGCCGGGCCGGAGAGGTCAAATCTTGGTGCTGCTGGCCCCTCTAGCTCGGCTGTCAACAGAGGAGCGCCAGAAAGGTCCGATACTGGCCCTGCGGACGAGGACGATCCTGAGGAAAGCAGCGATGAGGACGGCATGCCTGCTCCGGAGCAGCAGCAAGAACAACAGGATCTTGGTGCTGGAGCTGGAGACGTCCAACACCAGGGCTATGATGCTGGAGTTGGAAACGCTAATGGGTACGAAGGCTATGCATGGGATCCAAACTATTATGCATATTATGGTTTGGATCCGAATAGCAATTTGAATTATGGGGCTGAACCACAGTATGCAGCATATGGAGTAGAGCAAGGTGGTGGGTATGCAAATGGATATGGCGGGGAGCACAGTGGTGGATACGAGCATTCGACAGCGCCTCCATGTGGAGGGGAATATACTGGAGGTTACAGTGCTGAGGCTGTGGCAATGGCAGCGCCACCAATGCCGGAGCCGGCACTGCCACCAGAATTGGGCAGGATTGGAGTGAAGAGAGGTAGGAGGGATATGCCTATGGAGATTATAGAGGTGAATCAGGCAGAACTGGTCAAGAACCGTCCGAGGGAGGACAAATCCAAGCTCACGGGGATGGCCTTTGGTCCTAGTTACCAG GCCGCCCCTTCGGGGAAGGGAAAGCCCTCCAAGCTGCAGAAGAGAAAGCATCAGATCGGTTCTCTCTTCTACGACCTGAAGCAGAAGGAGATGGAGCTTACCGAGAGGCGTGCCAAGGGCTTCCTCACGAAAGCGGAGACTCAAGCAAAATATGGGTGGTGA
- the LOC123132536 gene encoding uncharacterized protein — protein sequence MAMRALYNEIRAMKVRDVPAYLKPRLTWENVKKSTDQAVDRYIEKYIETSSVDPLFHVCFGGMAFAYLVGLPQERRHLEHLEKHGGH from the coding sequence ATGGCGATGCGCGCGCTGTACAACGAGATCCGCGCGATGAAGGTGCGCGATGTGCCGGCGTACCTCAAACCGCGCCTCACCTGGGAGAACGTGAAGAAGAGCACCGACCAGGCGGTGGACCGCTACATCGAGAAGTACATCGAGACCAGCTCGGTTGACCCGCTCTTCCACGTCTGCTTCGGCGGCATGGCCTTCGCCTACCTCGTGGGCCTGCCCCAGGAGCGCCGCCACCTCGAGCACCTCGAGAAGCACGGCGGCCACTAG